In the genome of Stegostoma tigrinum isolate sSteTig4 chromosome 16, sSteTig4.hap1, whole genome shotgun sequence, the window CTCTTCAATTGCCCCACATCAACATCTAACTCTCCCAGGAGAGCTACTGCAGAGGAAAAGCTGCAAAACAATTACTTACACCCAACAATGCACTTCGCATCCAATCCTAGCAGATTATTCCACATCATTCCTTGGTCTGTCAGAGAGACAGGTCGGCgagcagaggcagagagaaagatgAGACTACCTGATGCAGAATCTGCAACATGCTTTTGCTGCATGCCTCGGTTAACCTGGAAAGGGAAGGAATTCCTCAAACTCATTCTACATTGCCAGATGGCAGAGAGACTTTCATCTAATGTGTTTGTGTTAACATGTCGAAAGGGGACCATCTAATTTAAGGCAAATTCAgaacaaacaaaagcaaatttcgTTCCTGCCGAGATAAAATGAAATCATTGGGAAGTTCACATTGGAGATCTGGAATTAGTCCAGAATGATGTGGGTTAAAAAGAATCAAAATTAGCATTTCTGAAGACATTGATTAGTTAAAGAAATATTTGTGTCTATCTCATAATTAATACAGATCTTGGCGTGAAATCAATATGGAAAATATTATATAACATGTATTAAAATATGCATAAGCAGTCAGAACTAGATTcagttattatttaaaaaaataagttCCTTTGAATTCTGAAGCAAGTGGACAGCTTCCAAGACAAGACCTACCTCAGGCAGAATGATTAAATTTAATACAAGTAATAAAAGTCTTTACGTTCCCACAATTTCCCCTCAGTTTTACATCTCACCATAAAATATTTCAACTTCCTTTGGGTCGCACACATTTCCTCCTTAATTACTTGAGGTGTCCAGCAACTGCTCAGCGACTCCAACCAGTTCACTTTCCTCCAAAACTTTGACCAGCCGACTCATTGTTGCTTTCTTCCCTTCACATTGCATAAACTTGAGCAGCAGTTGATATGCTTGTTCATACAATCCTTCCCGTTCATACTCAAAAGCGATATTATCGATGGTAGGATCCCGAAGACCTCGGCAGGTTTTCTTTAACAAGCGGCCGACCTccttccatttcctacccacaGTTTTGGCAAAGGTGTAATGATCTTCCGAAGTCAAAACACGGTCATCTGGGGTGAAAAAGAGAACAAAACATTGGTTTGTTTTTCGAAGAAACCCATATAATGGAGCTGGGTGATTCAAATTCAATCCACCTCAGTGGGCTAAGCTGTCCCAAATTAACAgattaattgtttttaaaaagcagttcCATTGCACGTAAGATAGGTTAGTTGCATGGTTGGGTTGACCCTGTTCCCAATGAGAAACAGTGACACCAGAGGGTGACAATGTGCCAACCAGCTGGACAACCAACTGCATCATGCAGCAAAGCACTACATCAGGAGGATTCCTTGACAGTAAAATAGATAACATGGATTTCAACGCTCTGAATCAATAAAGGAAACTAGCACCGTGGATGTTGATCagctcatttttgttttaaaagtaatAGGATTGGGCCCAACAGGAAAGAATGAACGAACAAGGTGGGTAATATTTCTCTTGAAAAGAGAAATTGGGAGGTGACCTAACAGCAGTATTTCGGCTATTGAAATGTGTTGCCAGAGCAGACAGGGAGAATAATTCTATTTGTAGGGAAGAGAGACAAGCAGAGCACACCTGCCCAGGCAACCCCACCCAAAACATTGTCAACATGCATCAAATCAGAAGTAGCTTCTTTTCCTAAGGATTGTGCAGCTTACGCCCACAGGATAAAAGAAGTGAATGGTATTGATGGATTCAGAAGAAGTCTGGGAGGCACACAAGGCTGAAGGATATAGAGGGTTATGAAGATCAAATTTGGTTTTAGAAGGAAAGTGTTGGCGGCTCGAATAGAGCATAAGTGCTGGCATGGACTgtctgggccgaatggcctgtatctGTGCCTTTCTGTGTCATTGTGAAAGGATCAGAAACCAAGTAAGTAAGGCACAAGTTTCTAATTCGGAGGACCCCGATCTCATTCCAACAGCACTGAAACTCCAATAGTAGCATTTAGTTTTGAGCAAGATGGGgccagagaaagaaagagagagagacaggaacaatagtctattttaaaaaaaaacctctgttTCTGACTTTCAATGCAATACAGataacagcacagaaatgggAAATACAACCAATTCAAAAAGTCATCTATTGGTTGTTGCAATAACATGAAATGTCCAATGGCAATCTTCCTGACAACACCTACGTATTACAACTCTAGGATTGTAAAGGAACGGAATGACAGAAGTATCAAAACTCTTGACTGCCAGTCTTAGGTGCCATTGAATTATTTAGATAGATCGTTCATGAAGACAAAGTTACATTTGCTTCAAAATATGCAAATGTTTGAGTAAAACATATTTAACAACTTTGTTCTCAACAGAAACTCTTAAAAATGATATGACAGTGTATTCCACAGCAATGGCTATTTAATACTGTGCGAGTGTTAGCTCTGATGCCTGGGTAGAAACAGTCACCAGCACCGTGACGCTGCCACTTCTGCTCAGACAGTTGTTATGGCTTTCAGTCTGACAGATCAGTGTGTTGAAAGGCCAGTTATAGAACTCAGATATCCACCTCATCTGGTTTCTGATACATCTTTAGTGGAGAATTTCAAGTAGCTTTCCACGTCTCACTGCTGCTCCAGTATCATTTACTGGAAATAAAACTAGGATTAATTTTAACTGTTGTGCTTTGATCAGATTACATTTTACTTGCCAACTAATAAAGGTGGTAAGACAGCTATACCAGACTCAGTGTTGCAATGAGAAAGGTACTCTCTAGAGTACACTATTACAAATATGAAATCTGTAAAGCTAGAGGTTTTGGTTCATAGGAGACAGCTTAtgaatctcactgaatggcagcaGACGATTGTGCGTTTAACTTTTAATCTCAGAAACATGCAAGGAGAGGTCAAAGACAGAGCAATAAATAACTAAATTAATTCCGTTTCTTGTACTCCTATCGTAGGCTCAAAGCAGCGTTCATAACCACCATGAAAGTCGCTCGTATCCCATGCCTGTTGCCTTCACCGTGCTACAAGGCACAGGACAGACTGACttaaaaaggaggaaaataaCTTGAGTTGATTCGTTTTCCTCTTGACTCTGCTCACAGAATGAGGGTTTTTCttgcaaggccagtatttattgcccaattcTTAATATTCTCATGGGGTtgatagtgagctgctttcttgaagccTGTGGAGTGAAAGCACATCCAAAGTGCAGTTAGGCTTTTGAatgtgatgaaggaacagcaacggATGGCCACCAACTTGAAGGAGAGCTTGGAGATGGTGCTTTGTCCATGCACCTGCTATCCTTAATGTGTGAGACCATAGAGGTGACAGGTTTGAAAGATTTGACGAAGAACTCTtgttgaattactgcagtgcatttaaCAGATGGTACGCACTGTAGCCACAATGTGCCAGCATTGAAAGGAGCAAATATTCATTAGCACTCCATGCATCATCATAAATATTTACTACATTCTGGATGTTTGCTGAAAATTTGATAACATCCATTGAAGACTAGCTAACTTTGTTAGTTTAATGAATTTAGCAGCTATGAAAGAAAATACTTGCGAGCATAGTTACAAAAGTGCTTCCAAAAATCAAAGCTAATTTAAAATATACAGCCAGAGCAGCAGCTCTTTTTCTCATTCACATCACTACACATGAAAGTGCTCGTGTCTGGACATCAGATGTGGGTCAGGACTTCAAACACCAAGGATGCGCTCCAGAGCTCATACATCAAGAGTAGCTAATTTGGACTAACATGCACACGTTGAACTATAACCAAGACTGAAGGAGAGGGCACCAGAAAGAAAATAGCACGAAAACAATCCAATGCATCATCGTCGTGTGCCAAACTAaccaatcatagaatcatagccgTGGCTGTTCATTCCCTTGTAGGTAGTTTCAGTAACTGCAGAGCTGGAGCTCAACACTCACCAAATAAAACACCTTGAAATTCAAAACGATCAGTTGAGCACAGCAGGCTTCCATTTGCTTCGATTGAAGATGGCGAGGATGAAGGTAGTGAGATTGGTGAAAGGGTTGAGACCGCTGTTGGGGTTTTTGAATTAACACTGCAGTGTGTCTCGGAGCTCTGGCAGTTTGAACTGTATTCAAGGACCATTCGCCTGATGTCTTCTTCCAGTCTGGAAATTTCATCATCGCGGAGGTGATTGGGCTGAAATATAAATTTTTTagaaattagaattaacatttccatTGCAGCTGTCCAAGATACACAAAATTGGCATGACTGTGCGCTCGAGGGacagaattaaaatttaaaaggTTCAAATTAATTAAGCAATGCGAACAGCCACTGACTGTCACCCAACTGAAATGTTTCAATAATCTGCATTTAACAAGGTGTCACATATTGCAAGGGGATAAAGATATCCCATATTAATattgttgattgaggaataaatagtGAAGAGAGATACCTTGCAATTTTCAAAAGAGTACCAATGGGTCAGTTACATCCTGCTGAAAGGCTCCTCTGAGAGACGGCATCTCTGAAAATGTAGAATtcatttcactggagtgtcagcccaGGTTTTGCGCATGTATCTCCAGTATGGGATTTTCTGACTTTGAGGAAAGACTGTCAACACCCAGCTCCAACTGACAGATGCATCATCATTTCCATCCAGATAAGATTTATGGTAAGTAGGTAAATTGAACGCAAAAACAAGGGAATCAGGGTAAACCTTTATAAATTTAGTGCTGTGCCTCAGCTCAAGTATTCCATAGAATTCTGAGCATCACAACTTAGCGAGCATGACAAGGCCTGGGTGGCGCATAAAGATGACTGGTGAGGACCtcatcagagatgatgggctTCAATCACGTAAAACAGAAATTCCAGGTAATTGGCATCGCTCTCCTTAGATCAGAGCAGGTTTAAGAGAAGGCacaataaaaatattgaaaattatgACCGGTTTTGATGGATCAGAGGTAAGACCGCTTCCTTTGGTAGCCTCTGATCAGCAGAAATCatggatttaaaataattggaaagTAAACCAGAAGCAAAATCAGAATAAAAACGGTCTCACATGGTGGGTTTTTCAGAGATGGACCCGAGTAGGAGAAAGGAACGTTCAAAAGGCAACTAGAAATGTCCTCCAACAGGGCTCATTTGCAGAGTCACCAAGAGAAAGCTGGAATGTGGACCAAAACGGGACAGCTCATTAAAAAGGAGTGGTCTCCTTGTGGTGGTGCTCTGGGCAGATACTCAGCTTCGGACCGAGAAAGTCCAagttcaaattcccctccagaAACTGATGGCCAAGGAAGTCGCAGAGTGAGTATTAACTTGTTAATCATTCCAATAAATGCCAACGACAGGCATCAAGAGATTCCTGATCAGCCATGTGATGGGGAGAAAATTGGAATTTCTCCAATCACTATCTACTGTTCAGGCTACATCCTGCATGCAAAAACACATATTAAGCCAAGGTAATGGTTGTCTTGTTTGTTGGGAAGGCCAGTGTGGATTAGAGCTGCGCCAACAGCATGGGGTTTCATTTCTGTTCCAGTCGGAACGGATTCAGGCCATGACCCTGACGGAGAATGTAACACAACATAAAATAATGATTATTCaagatatggaggtgctggtgttgggctggcatggacaaaatcagaagtcacacaacaccaggttatagtccaataggtttatgtgaaatcacacaagctttcagagtgttgccTCTTCGTCAGGTGCAGCGGggactgcactccaaaagcttgtgaaattccaaataaacctgttgcactataacctggtatcatgtgacttctgatgaCAATTTAAAAGAGCTAATCCAAGATCGGGATGAAGGGTTCCTTTCTGTGAGGTAGGATTCTATACCCACCTCATTCTCTTTGATATGCCTTAGACAGCCTTCTGTGTTATCCAGGATGTCATCCAATGTCACTGTGCCAGCCTTAAGCACTGTCCTACAGGCAATGTTGGGCATGCATTGGTTTCCAAAATGATAGGCTAAAGCCTGCTGGAGTTTGTCATTTCTGTAATTGTGAAGAAAATTCCTGCATTTCTTTTCTTCTGTAAATTTCAGCTCAAGTCCAAAGCCACTTCCATAAATTTTGAGGATTTCAAAACCTGCGGAACTGCCGGCTGCATCTGCAAAAGAAGTAGATGACATTATTAGCCATGCAGACGCTTAACGTAGGCTGAATGCAGATATGATTTGCTTCATTGAGTTGCAAATAAAGGAGTTCTTGTTCATTGAGCTAATAGTAACGTACAAAAGTTACAAAATGGAAACAGTGTTTGGCCCAACCAGTTCATTGTTCAAAGATTAAGTGACTTCAATCTCATTTATTCACACTGGGCACATATTCCTGCAATTACTTTTCTAGCCTAAACCTGAATTTTTACATTTCTACCTCAAAACAGCAAAACTGCAAGTGAATTCCAGAGTCTCATAACCCTGTCGTTGCTGGTTTTCTGTTCTAAACCTCATATTAAACATGTACTGAAACAGCACCTGTATTCTAGTAAAAGTACTAAGCGATTTCATCAGCGCATTTTGTCTTGCAGCTATACCTTGTTAGACAAACAGATACTGGAACAGACGAGGTGCTCGTAGAATcttgaatccctacaatatggaagcaagccattcaacccatctggtccacattgaccctctgaagagcgtaATACCCAggccaaccccctaccctatccctataaccctgcatttctcatagctaatccacctagcctacacatctttgaattgCGGAAGTAAATTGgaacaccaggaggaaacccacacagacagtcaccctagggTGGATTTAAAACTGGGTCTGTGACGCGGtgtggcagcagtactaaccatcgAGTCATTGTGCTGCCCCTCACACaggtagttttttttattgaaaactCTTAAAGGAACAAAGAAAGGTAGAGAGATAGGGAAGCAAAAGGAGGGAATTCTAAAGTTCAGGGCTTTGGAATCTGAAGGTGCAGCCAACATGAAAAGGCGTTACTAATTTTGGGGATGCTCAAAAGGCCACAACTTGATAACTGCAGTTTTGTGGAGGGTTGTGGAGCTGGAAGCGGAGGTACAGAGTGGAAAGGCCACGACaggtttgaaaacaaggatgagattgAACAGCCAGAAAAAAATAGGTCAGTGTTAATCAGGATGTAGGTCAATGAGTCGAAAGATCgttggtgaacaggtcttgggtGCAAGTTCAGATATGGGCAGAAGAGCAGAAGTGAGATGCTGCTCAACACATCTTGGCATAGTCAAGTCTAAAGGTCACAAAAGGTGCATGTCTGTCCATCTCCAATTATTAACATCTGCCCAGTCACACACTTCACAGCTTAACATGTCAATTAAGGTGCCCAGAAGCTTATGGATCACTGATGAAAGAAATTGCAATTTATCAAGTCTTTCTTCACATCTGAAGAGTAAAGATCTTTCCTTCAGTGTGTGGAGCCAAAATACCTGCCTCTTCTAGGATCTTTTTCCACAAGTTCGTCATtaccttttggtttttacatctAACACTTCATGATTAAATTTAGAGTTTGATGGGATTATTTCACTTCCAGTAACAATGCAAGGTGCTATCTCTAACATTccattattttctttcagttaaaaaaaattaccatcaCAAGGTAATTATTGTCTCATACTTACAgatattaaattccatctgccattttttaaaacCATTCTTCTATCTCACATCCCTTTGTTTCTTCCTTTGATCATCTAAAGAATTAATTATAACTCCTATTTTCGTATAAAGTGAAAATTATGACAGCACTTCTTCCCTCAGGGCCACAGGTTATTAATATGCAGTGTGTACACAGGAGGCCCTGGGGACAAGCTGTGTCACACTGAAAGAGAAACGCTCTTAACTTTTAATTTgttaccttcctcccacctatttctttttcaaaatttgGCTTGCTCACAAAAGTGACGATCTTGAAGCTTTGAATAAGGGTGGAGGAAGAGTTGCAAGGTTAAGTCTTAGTTTAAGGAATCTTACTCACTCGGAAGGAGTCAGAACCAGGTCTCTATacagaggtgatctgattgaggttaCAAGATGATAGTGTTTGGGTTCAAAAGTTAGGAGGGCGtatggatgtgggggtggggggctagTTTGGTGAGGGGAATAGGTAGGGTGTCACAATGTCAACTGACAAAAAGACACATTGGATTACACTTCAGGGCTTCGTTATTTTCACAGTGAATAACAAACATTGGAATGGGCTGCCCACTTGCATATCAAGTGCCATTTGACCCAATTCTTTCAAATGACAGCTGGGCCCATTCTTCCTGGGTCATAGATCACCTTTTACAAAAGGAAGGTGACGAATGATATTAATCACGGTCAGGTTCATTTCCTCGATAAGCTCCGAATGTCTACAGATGTTGGGGAGAAAATTCCCAGAGATAATTTACTTGCTTTTCCACTTCTCCCAGGAAATTCCATGTCTTTCGAGTAAAAAGGGAGATGCCAACAGGGATGCACAAACCACAAACGTTACATTTCCTGATCTCCCCCCTGGATATTTTTCCTGCAGCTCATATTTGGCAATGTGCTGCTCATATATTCAGGTAATTAGTGCTCCCTTGAATGTTTTTCTTATGTTCCTCAAATGGGTAAAAATGTTTTAGATCATGGAATGAAAGTTTGAATGATACAGCCCATCAATGGACAGCACTTACTAGCTTCAGAAAATTTGAGAAATATGGAAATTGTGGACATGAAGACAGTTTCAtaggatagaatccctacagcatggaaatagaccatttggcccaacaagtccacaccaacaccctgaagagtatcccacccagactctcacccctacattatccctgtatttaccatggctaatccatctaagcCTGCACATcaatgggcaatctagcatgttcaatccacctaacctgcgcatctttgcgctgtgggaggaagctggagcacccagaggaaacccacacagacacagggggaatgcgcaaactccacacagacagttgcctgaggctggaattgaacctgggtccctggtgctgtgaggctgcaatggtAAGCACTGAGTCATCATGCTGCCCCATGCAGATAAAAGCCAACCCAATCAGAACCTCCCCTTCCTCTCAAGCAACACCTTTTGTTGCACACATcagatatgggcattgctggaatGCTATATTGGAATGGGATAGATAGTTTGTGGAAGCTGACACTCTTTCTCCAAACAACATAACCTTAACAAATCTCAATATCAAATGTGAAAAAAGATTTTTGGGATGTTGAAAATCAGGCATATGATATATTTTGATGGTTTAATATGCCCAATGAAGCTTCTCAGAAAGAGGAGTTATATCTGGACTGACtgatagtttatttttatttcactgaATGAATCTCTTAGTGCTTTTCTCAGAGACATTTACCGTACACGGTACCCACCAGTGGAAGCCTCTCTGTGGAGAATAAGAAAAGCAGCTTGCAGTTTAGCTTATTTTCAACAACTGGCACAGGAATGGAGGTCAGCAACCTGCAGATTGAAACTTACCTGCAAGTGTCAGTTTCAGGGCTTTATAAATCTTCAGGCGTAGCTGGGGTTCCTGGTACAAGGCCGATAAATCCGTTTCATCAGAGTGAATGAAGAGGAACACACTGCCCACCCAAGCTGGAGTCACAGAGTCCATCCTCAGCCACTGCAAAACAGATGAAACAGGGAGATCACTCAAACCAGCGAGACTCCCTCTTACATGCATGCACACTCTGACCACTGGGGAAATCCACTGTGGGTCAAAACATATGCGTAGATCAAAGTAGAGAAAAATGGGTCCTTCTCCAACTTAGTTCCAagcattggcaaaaaaaaatgcctAAGATTGGACAACCGATCTGAGCTTAAGTCAAAAGATATAAATGAAATAGAGGTATTGGCATATTGATTAAACTCTGTCACAAACATACACGGCCATATGTTCACTTCTCCTGAATGTATGGCTTATAGATTGAATATAGTTGATACAGAGAATATTTTCCTGCCAATTcaccatttctttattttcacattttaaatatACTGATGCTCAGGAATAGAATGTCAGAAGTGAACGAACGTCTGTCCACTTACACATCTTGAAAGAGAGGATTCTTGTCGATTGGGCTCTGCAATTTCCTGTTCTTATGCAGTCGTGTATCTACTATTTTAAAGTCAGAGTTTGGTCAAACCCAATTGCTTATTTGTACGTCAGAATGATTCAGCCAAGCACACTACCAAACAGACAAATGTTTGTAGAAAGACCCTGGTGAAACTGAACCTGAATTATCGAAGGGAATGCCACTTCAGGAACGTGAGATAGTTGCACCAACTTGGTCAGATCAGAAACAGGAACACTAAACAAAATACGACTGGTGCACTGTAGCACTGCATACAAATACTATTTGTTAAGAGAAATAAAGCAAATAAAGTTTAATTAAGCCAAGAGAACACCTAACCTTAAGctgcaaaattatgaggggtacagataaggtgaacagcaaaggtctttccctAGGGCAGGGGAATTCAGAGCAAAGGgacataggtctaaggtgagggggcaaagatttaaaagagggCTGACggccaactttttcacgcagagagtcaTGTGTGCaaggaatgagcttccagagaaaTTAGTAaatgcaggtactgttacaacatttaggagacatttggacaggtacatgaaaaggaaaggtttagagggatatgggccaaacccaggcaagtgggacaagtttagtttgggaaacctggctgACATAGATGGGTCGGATTCTACGCTGTATGACTCACCTTTGATTGTCAAGAGCAACTT includes:
- the tradd gene encoding tumor necrosis factor receptor type 1-associated DEATH domain protein isoform X2 encodes the protein MDSVTPAWVGSVFLFIHSDETDLSALYQEPQLRLKIYKALKLTLADAAGSSAGFEILKIYGSGFGLELKFTEEKKCRNFLHNYRNDKLQQALAYHFGNQCMPNIACRTVLKAGTVTLDDILDNTEGCLRHIKENEPNHLRDDEISRLEEDIRRMVLEYSSNCQSSETHCSVNSKTPTAVSTLSPISLPSSSPSSIEANGSLLCSTDRFEFQGVLFDDRVLTSEDHYTFAKTVGRKWKEVGRLLKKTCRGLRDPTIDNIAFEYEREGLYEQAYQLLLKFMQCEGKKATMSRLVKVLEESELVGVAEQLLDTSSN
- the tradd gene encoding tumor necrosis factor receptor type 1-associated DEATH domain protein isoform X1 — protein: MWLRMDSVTPAWVGSVFLFIHSDETDLSALYQEPQLRLKIYKALKLTLADAAGSSAGFEILKIYGSGFGLELKFTEEKKCRNFLHNYRNDKLQQALAYHFGNQCMPNIACRTVLKAGTVTLDDILDNTEGCLRHIKENEPNHLRDDEISRLEEDIRRMVLEYSSNCQSSETHCSVNSKTPTAVSTLSPISLPSSSPSSIEANGSLLCSTDRFEFQGVLFDDRVLTSEDHYTFAKTVGRKWKEVGRLLKKTCRGLRDPTIDNIAFEYEREGLYEQAYQLLLKFMQCEGKKATMSRLVKVLEESELVGVAEQLLDTSSN